The following proteins are co-located in the Calliphora vicina chromosome 2, idCalVici1.1, whole genome shotgun sequence genome:
- the atilla gene encoding UPAR/Ly6 domain-containing protein CG9338, with product MQKNILALIGIFALCLVNSANAIKCYQCKSLTDANCANEMIDETSNIRVVDCDTVPKPNLMEQLMPVTKCNKVVTSDKAGVIVSRDCHFQVVGTKSDVCSVSHSREVEKCHICSGDLCNASSAGRFMAIGLTAILALVSMHYVF from the exons atgcagaaaaatattttggctTTAATCGGTATTTTTGCCTTGTGTTTAGTGAACAGTG cCAATGCCATCAAATGTTACCAGTGCAAATCTCTGACCGATGCCAACTGTGCCAATGAAATGATCGATGAAACTTCAAATATTAGAGTGGTGGATTGCGACACAGTACCCAAACCCAATTTAATGGAACAATTAATGCCAGTGACCAAATGCAACAAAGTTGTTACAAGTG ACAAAGCTGGTGTTATTGTCTCACGTGACTGTCACTTCCAAGTTGTAGGCACAAAATCTGATGTTTGCTCTGTTTCCCACAGTCGTGAGGTCGAGAAGTGCCATATTTGCAGTGGTGATTTATGTAACGCCTCCTCAGCTGGCCGTTTTATGGCCATCGGCTTGACTGCCATTTTAGCTTTAGTCTCTATGCATTACGTTTTCTAA